The Vitis riparia cultivar Riparia Gloire de Montpellier isolate 1030 chromosome 3, EGFV_Vit.rip_1.0, whole genome shotgun sequence genome includes a region encoding these proteins:
- the LOC117911050 gene encoding ER lumen protein-retaining receptor erd-2.2 gives MRPPRRPIHTVSAWVRRQPPKVKAFLAVVSGMAALVLLRIVVHDHDNLFVAAEAVHSIGICVLIYKLMKEKTCAGLSLKSQELTAIFLAVRLYCSFVMEYDIHTLLDSATLGTTLWVIYMIRFRLKSSYMEDKDNFAIYYVVGPCALLALVIHPSTSHHFVNRIFWAFCVYLEAVSVLPQLRVMQNTKIVEPFTAHYVFALGVARFLSCAHWVLQVLDTRGHLLVALGYGLWPSMVLISEIVQTFILADFCYYYIKSVVGGQLVLRLPSGVV, from the exons ATGAGGCCTCCACGAAGACCGATCCACACCGTGTCCGCATGGGTTCGGCGGCAACCGCCCAAGGTCAAGGCCTTCCTGGCCGTCGTCTCCGGCATGGCTGCGCTGGTGCTGCTCCGCATCGTCGTTCATGATCACGATAATCTATTCGTCGCAGCTGAGGCCGTTCACTCTATCGGAATTTGTGTTCTCATCTACAAGCTCATGAAGGAGAAAACTTGTGCtg GACTTTCACTCAAATCCCAGGAATTAACAGCTATATTCTTGGCTGTGAGATTGTACTGTAGTTTTGTGATGGAATATGACATACACACTCTACTTGATTCAGCTACATTGGGCACAACCTTGTGGGTTATTTATATGATTCGCTTTAGGTTAAAGTCCAGTTACATGGAGGATAAAGACAACTTTGCAATATATTATGTG GTGGGACCCTGTGCTCTGTTAGCTTTGGTTATTCATCCATCTACATCGCATCATTTTGTGAACAGGATTTTCTGGGCTTTCTGTGTGTATCTGGAGGCTGTTTCTGTCCTACCTCAGTTGCGAGTCATGCAGAACACAAAG aTTGTTGAACCATTCACCGCTCATTATGTATTTGCATTGGGTGTTGCGAGGTTCTTGAGCTGTGCCCATTGGGTTCTTCAG GTCTTGGATACCCGTGGACACTTGCTAGTAGCTCTCGGCTATGGATTATGGCCTTCCATGGTTCTTATCTCAGAAATTGTCCAAACATTCATTTTAGCAGACTTCTGTTACTACTATATCAAAAG TGTTGTTGGAGGACAGCTCGTGCTGCGGCTTCCCTCGGGAGTGGTGTGA
- the LOC117911049 gene encoding probable alkaline/neutral invertase B, which produces MSELSPKLAQNGTIKNIDSSSPVAETEDIDFSKLSERPRPLTMERQRSYDERSFLSELSVGMSPRLSIRNIDSYSRNIDHLDTVFSPCRRSGFNTPRSAMDFEPHPMFAEAWEGLRRSLVFFRGKPVGTIAALDNSDEELNYDQVFVRDFVPSALAFLMNGEPEIVRNFLVKTLRLQSWEKKVDRFQLGEGVMPASFKVLHDPVRNSDTLIADFGESAIGRVAPVDSGFWWIILLRAYTKSTGDSTLAELPECQKGMRLILTLCLSEGFDTFPTLLCADGCCMIDRRMGVYGYPIEIQALFFMALRCALLLLKQDDQGKEFIERIVKRLHALSYHMRSYFWLDMKQLNDIYRYKTEEYSHTAVNKFNVIPDSIPEWIFDFMPTYGGYFIGNVSPARMDFRWFCLGNCVAILSSLATPEQSTAIMDLIESRWEELVGDMPLKVCYPAIEGHEWRIVTGCDPKNTRWSYHNGGSWPVLLWLLTAACIKTGRPQIARRAIELAESRLVKDSWPEYYDGKLGRFIGKQARKFQTWSVAGYLVAKMMLEDPSHLGMISLEEDKQMKPLIKRSASWTF; this is translated from the exons atgtCTGAGCTTTCCCCCAAATTGGCTCAGAATGGAACTATAAAAAACATTGATTCTTCAAGTCCAGTGGCTGAAACTGAAGACAttgatttctctaaactttctGAAAGGCCAAGGCCTTTGACTATGGAGAGACAGAGATCATACGATGAAAGGTCATTCTTGAGCGAATTATCTGTTGGAATGTCGCCCCGGCTCTCCATCAGAAATATTGATAGTTATTCCCGAAATATAGATCATCTTGATACCGTATTTTCTCCATGTAGACGGTCTGGGTTTAACACACCAAGGTCAGCGATGGACTTTGAGCCGCACCCAATGTTTGCCGAAGCTTGGGAAGGTTTAAGGCGTTCATTGGTTTTTTTCCGTGGTAAACCAGTTGGCACCATTGCTGCTTTAGATAATTCTGACGAAGAACTTAACTATGATCAG GTGTTTGTGAGGGACTTTGTCCCAAGCGCATTGGCTTTTCTGATGAATGGGGAACCTGAAATTGTAAGGAACTTTCTTGTAAAGACTCTTCGCCTTCAATCTTGGGAGAAAAAGGTAGATCGTTTCCAGCTTGGAGAGGGTGTAATGCCAGCCAGTTTTAAAGTACTCCATGATCCAGTCAGGAACTCCGATACTTTAATAGCTGATTTTGGTGAAAGTGCAATAGGAAGAGTGGCTCCTGTTGATTCTGGATTTTGGTGGATTATACTGCTTCGGGCATACACAAAGTCTACAGGAGACTCTACCCTAGCTGAACTGCCTGAATGCCAGAAGGGTATGCGCCTTATTCTGACTTTATGCCTTTCTGAGGGGTTCGACACATTTCCTACTCTTCTCTGTGCTGATGGGTGCTGTATGATTGATCGAAGAATG GGTGTTTACGGGTATCCCATTGAAATACAAGCACTTTTCTTTATGGCGTTGAGATGTGCTTTGCTTTTGCTTAAGCAAGATGACCAGGGTAAGGAGTTCATAGAACGGATAGTTAAACGTCTGCACGCCTTAAGCTATCACATGAGGAGTTATTTTTGGCTTGATATGAAGCAACTTAATGATATTTATCGATACAAAACGGAAGAGTACTCTCACACTGCTGTCAACAAGTTCAATGTAATACCTGATTCTATTCCTGAATGGATTTTTGATTTTATGCCAACTTATGGTGGCTACTTCATCGGGAATGTCAGCCCTGCCAGGATGGACTTCCGTTGGTTTTGCTTGGGTAACTGTGTTGCAATCCTCTCATCATTGGCAACCCCTGAACAATCCACTGCAATTATGGATCTTATCGAATCACGTTGGGAGGAATTGGTTGGAGACATGCCATTAAAGGTTTGTTATCCTGCCATAGAAGGCCATGAATGGCGAATTGTAACAGGGTGTGATCCAAAAAATACAAGGTGGAGTTACCACAATGGAGGATCTTGGCCAG TGCTTCTATGGCTCCTCACTGCTGCCTGCATCAAAACTGGACGCCCCCAGATTGCGAGACGGGCCATTGAGCTTGCTGAGAGCAGGTTGGTGAAAGACAGCTGGCCAGAATACTATGATGGAAAGCTTGGTCGATTCATTGGGAAGCAGGCACGAAAATTCCAAACCTGGTCGGTTGCTGGTTACTTGGTGGCCAAAATGATGCTGGAGGACCCTTCCCATCTGGGTATGATCTCACTGGAGGAAGACAAACAGATGAAGCCCCTCATCAAAAGATCAGCCTCATGGACCTTCTGA